From a single Brassica oleracea var. oleracea cultivar TO1000 chromosome C5, BOL, whole genome shotgun sequence genomic region:
- the LOC106295854 gene encoding lysine-specific demethylase JMJ25 has translation MSSTNEEAIRVVAEEPNPRAVRIRAPRACTVPVDYAEPPIDGEDFESKPKAKRGRPRKNPEEDEKASDTPKAKPGRPRKISGEDDDKPKAKPGRPRKNPEQDQKTSDTPKAKPEEDQKTDDKPKAKPGRPRKYPVNGEDEKSTKKVDQGVIACLERKENGADESKASDGMPRFKKVYSRKRPMKEEKKKDDELVSKGPVKRPRKVVVGCLNKDEDNAEESECMMCHQCQRNDNGEVVRCHNCCDRKRYCHKCLETWYPRIPHEDIAKKCPFCWNTCNCRACLRLDTKMEGLNSDLKVSKDEEVQCSKYILQKLLPHLKEINDEQVLEKEAEANISGLEFGEVKPEDTNCSPGERLYCDSCQTAIFDLHRHCSSCGSDICIACSMEIRNGKLQACQEDVYWNYISRGLDYLHGGKEKNGKPTDDKLEPESLLAIVKPPSTWKTDEVGIITCCCGEGVLELKRVLPDGWVSDLVKKVEETVEANKLFDLPEMATERCPCFNSEGHIDMETNKNLLKAACREGSEDNYLYFPSATDAQEEINLKHFQHHWAKGEPVIVRNVLEATAGLSWEPGVMHRACRQMRSTKHETLLDVNAIDCLDCCEGSINLHAFFTGYQKGRYDREGWPSVLKLKDWPPSKSFNENLPRHCEEFLCSLPLKQYTHPVSGPLNLAVKLPEKCLKPDMGPKTYVAYGFSQEMGRGDSVTKLHCDMSDAVNVLTHVSEVTIKEEEKKSTIEKLKRKHAAQDVKELFGSVPNYKEKIEILENTSEEEVKNLEADGGALWDIFRREDVPKLEKYLLSHHKEFRHFFCSPVSKVVHPIHDQSFYLTRYHKMILKEEYGIEPWTFVQKLGDAVLIPVGCPHQVRNLKSCTKVALDFVSPENISECFRLTKEYRLLPPNHHSKEDKLQIKNMVIFAIDKALEDLDPNYESPVAKEEEKKVTKTGRKRKNREMSNGANVLA, from the exons ATGAGTTCTACGAATGAGGAAGCTATTAGGGTTGTTGCCGAAGAACCGAATCCACGAGCTGTTCGGATTAGGGCGCCGAGAGCTTGTACTGTCCCGGTGGATTACGCCGAGCCTCCGATTGACGGCGAAGATTTCGAAAGCAAGCCAAAGGCGAAACGAGGCAGGCCTCGTAAAAACCCTGAAGAAGACGAGAAGGCGAGCGATACACCCAAGGCTAAACCGGGGAGGCCTCGGAAAATTTCTGGAGAAGATGATGATAAACCGAAGGCTAAACCGGGCAGGCCTCGGAAAAATCCTGAACAAGACCAGAAGACGAGTGATACACCCAAGGCTAAACCTGAAGAAGACCAGAAGACTGATGATAAACCGAAGGCTAAACCGGGGAGGCCTCGGAAGTATCCCGTCAACGGAGAAGACGAAAAGTCAACGAAGAAAGTTGACCAAGGTGTTATCGCTTGTTTAGAGAGGAAGGAGAATGGAGCTGATGAGAGTAAGGCTTCTGATGGAATGCCTAGGTTCAAAAAGGTTTATTCTCGTAAAAGGCCAATGAAAGAAGAGAAGAAGAAGGATGATGAACTTGTTTCTAAAGGTCCTGTTAAGAGGCCTCGGAAAGTGGTGGTAGGTTGTCTCAACAAAGACGAG GATAACGCTGAAGAATCAGAGTGCATGATGTGTCATCAGTGTCAACGTAACGATAATGGGGAGGTTGTGCGGTGTCACAACTGCTGCGATAGGAAGCGTTATTGCCACAAATGCTTAGAAACTTG GTACCCTCGCATCCCACATGAAGACATTGCCAAGAAATGCCCCTTTTGCTGGAATACTTGCAATTGCAGAGCATGCTTGCGTCTAGATACTAAAATGGAA GGGTTAAATTCAGACCTCAAGGTTAGCAAGGACGAAGAAGTCCAATGCTCTAAGTATATTCTGCAAAAGCTTCTCCCACATCTGAAGGAAATAAACGATGAACAAGTTCTTGAGAAGGAAGCTGAGGCAAATATATCAG GACTAGAGTTTGGAGAGGTGAAGCCTGAAGACACTAATTGTAGCCCTGGCGAAAGACTATACTG TGATAGCTGCCAGACTGCGATCTTTGACCTTCATAGACATTGCTCGAGCTGCGGTTCTGATATCTGCATTGCATGTTCCATGGAGATCCGAAATGGAAAGCTTCAGGCATGTCAGGAGGATGTTTACTGGAATTACATTAGCCGAGGTTTAGATTACCTACATGGAGGAAAAGAAAAAAATGGAAAACCTACGGATGATAAGCTGGAGCCGGAATCATTACTTGCTATTGTCAAGCCCCCATCTACTTGGAAAACAGATGAAGTCGGAATCATTACTTGCTGTTGTGGTGAGGGGGTTTTAGAGTTGAAACGCGTGCTTCCCGATGGTTGGGTATCTGATTTGGTCAAAAAGGTTGAAGAAACTGTTGAAGCCAACAAGCTTTTCGATTTACCTGAAATGGCCACAGAGAGATGCCCTTGTTTTAACTCCGAAGGCCATATTGACATGGAAACCAACAAAAACTTGTTAAAGGCTGCATGTAGAGAAGGATCGGAAGACAATTATCTATATTTTCCAAGTGCTACAGATGCTCAGGAGGAGATTAACCTGAAGCATTTTCAGCATCATTGGGCTAAAGGAGAGCCTGTGATTGTGAGGAACGTGCTTGAGGCTACAGCTGGTTTAAGCTGGGAACCAGGTGTTATGCATCGTGCTTGCCGTCAGATGAGAAGCACCAAGCATGAAACACTTCTGGACGTTAATGCTATTGATTGTCTGGACTGCTGTGAG GGATCTATTAATCTTCATGCATTCTTTACCGGTTACCAAAAAGGCCGTTACGATCGTGAGGGTTGGCCAAGTGTTCTGAAACTAAAAGATTGGCCTCCATCGAAGAGCTTCAATGAAAACTTGCCGCGTCATTGTGAGGAGTTCTTATGCAGTTTGCCTTTGAAGCAGTACACTCACCCGGTTAGTGGGCCATTAAATCTCGCTGTGAAGTTGCCTGAAAAGTGCTTGAAGCCAGACATGGGACCAAAGACTTACGTTGCTTATGGATTTTCACAAGAAATGGGCCGTGGAGATTCAGTAACCAAACTCCACTGCGACATGTCTGATGCG GTTAATGTGCTGACCCACGTAAGTGAAGTGACCATCAAAGAGGAAGAAAAGAAATCCACAATAGAAAAACTGAAGAGGAAGCATGCTGCACAAGATGTCAAGGAGCTGTTTGGCTCGGTTCCTAACTACAAGGAAAAGATAGAGATTCTTGAAAACACTAGTGAAGAAGAAGTCAAGAACCTTGAAGCTGATGGAGGAGCTCTTTGGGACATTTTCCGTAGAGAAGATGTTCCAAAATTAGAGAAATACCTTCTGAGTCATCATAAAGAGTTTCGACATTTCTTTTGTTCCCCCGTCTCTAAG GTGGTTCATCCAATACATGACCAGTCTTTCTATCTGACGCGTTATCATAAAATGATTCTGAAAGAAGAATACG GCATTGAGCCATGGACGTTTGTTCAGAAGCTTGGAGATGCTGTGTTAATACCTGTTGGCTGCCCTCATCAAGTCAGGAACTTGAAG TCTTGCACAAAGGTGGCGCTTGACTTTGTCTCACCTGAAAATATCAGCGAGTGTTTCCGTTTAACAAAGGAGTATCGTCTGCTACCACCAAACCATCATTCAAAAGAGGACAAGTTGCAG ATAAAGAATATGGTGATCTTTGCAATC